In the Sebaldella sp. S0638 genome, one interval contains:
- a CDS encoding CoA-acylating methylmalonate-semialdehyde dehydrogenase encodes MQKLKFFINGEWRESKTDKYYDIYNPSTGEVIAQTPCCTKEEVEEAVQAAKEAFESWAAIPVMKRVQVLYKFRDLLDQRMDELTEILCKEHGKNWAEGQGDLLKVKEPVELACSAPLLMMGESLMNTSTGYDTVLYREPLGVFAGIAPFNFPGMIPMGWMVPLCIATGNTMVLKASSTTPMTSYKLAELLVEAGLPKGVLNIVTSSRNEAEILLSHPDVKGISFVGSTSVGLHVYSTGAAHGKRVQALCEAKNHALVLEDCVLERSVRGIINSAFGCAGERCMALPTICVQESIADKFVAKLIEVAKELKIGPAYDKTTDLGPVVTADHRKYVEGWIQKGIDEGAKLVLDGRGVTVPGYENGFYMGPTIFDYVTEEMEVGQKEIFGPVLCIKRVKDFEEGITMMNANEFANGSVIYTSNGYYGREFARRTDGGMVGINVGVPVPVGLFPFNGHKRSFFGDLHTLGKDGVKFFTEAKVVTSTWFTEEDNKAKVDTWDGSVVK; translated from the coding sequence ATGCAAAAATTAAAATTTTTTATAAACGGTGAATGGAGAGAATCAAAAACTGACAAGTATTATGACATATACAATCCAAGTACAGGAGAAGTAATAGCGCAGACTCCGTGCTGCACAAAGGAAGAAGTGGAAGAAGCCGTTCAGGCAGCCAAAGAAGCATTTGAATCATGGGCAGCAATTCCTGTAATGAAAAGAGTGCAGGTTTTATACAAATTCAGAGATTTGCTGGATCAGAGAATGGACGAACTGACAGAGATTCTGTGTAAAGAACATGGTAAAAACTGGGCAGAAGGACAGGGAGACTTATTAAAGGTAAAAGAACCTGTGGAACTCGCATGCAGTGCTCCTCTGTTAATGATGGGAGAGTCTTTGATGAATACTTCTACAGGATATGATACGGTACTTTACAGAGAACCTCTTGGTGTATTTGCCGGTATAGCGCCGTTTAATTTTCCGGGGATGATACCTATGGGATGGATGGTTCCTTTATGTATAGCCACAGGAAATACAATGGTACTAAAAGCATCAAGTACAACTCCTATGACAAGCTATAAGCTTGCTGAGCTTCTTGTAGAGGCAGGACTGCCAAAAGGAGTATTAAATATAGTAACAAGTTCAAGAAATGAAGCAGAAATTCTGTTGTCACACCCTGATGTAAAGGGAATTTCATTTGTAGGATCTACATCTGTAGGGCTTCATGTATATTCTACAGGAGCTGCACACGGAAAAAGAGTACAGGCATTATGTGAAGCGAAAAACCATGCATTAGTGCTGGAAGACTGCGTACTTGAGAGATCTGTAAGAGGAATTATAAACTCTGCATTTGGATGTGCCGGAGAAAGATGTATGGCTCTTCCTACAATATGCGTACAGGAAAGTATAGCGGATAAATTTGTGGCAAAATTAATAGAAGTGGCAAAGGAATTGAAAATAGGACCTGCATATGATAAAACAACTGATCTCGGACCTGTAGTCACAGCAGATCACAGAAAATATGTAGAAGGATGGATACAAAAAGGTATAGACGAAGGAGCAAAGCTTGTTCTTGACGGAAGAGGAGTAACTGTACCGGGATATGAAAACGGATTCTATATGGGGCCTACAATTTTTGACTATGTAACAGAGGAGATGGAAGTAGGACAAAAAGAAATATTTGGCCCGGTATTATGTATAAAGAGAGTAAAAGACTTTGAAGAAGGAATAACAATGATGAATGCAAATGAATTTGCCAACGGATCTGTTATTTATACAAGCAACGGATATTACGGACGTGAATTTGCAAGACGTACTGACGGAGGAATGGTAGGGATAAACGTAGGAGTGCCGGTACCGGTAGGATTGTTTCCATTTAACGGACACAAGCGTTCTTTCTTTGGAGACCTTCATACACTTGGAAAAGACGGGGTAAAATTCTTTACTGAAGCCAAAGTAGTAACAAGCACATGGTTTACAGAGGAGGATAATAAAGCAAAAGTAGACACATGGGATGGTTCGGTAGTAAAATAA